From one Dama dama isolate Ldn47 chromosome 32, ASM3311817v1, whole genome shotgun sequence genomic stretch:
- the LOC133050580 gene encoding transmembrane protein 50A, whose protein sequence is MSGFLEGLRCSECIDWGEKRNTIASIAAGVLFFTGWWIIIDAAVIYPRMDEFNHSYHACGVIATIAFLMINAVSNGQVRGDSYSEGCLGQTGARIWLFIGFMLAFGSLIASMWILFGGYVAKEKAVVYPGIAVFFQNAFIFFGGLVFKFGRTEDLWQ, encoded by the coding sequence ATGTCTGGATTTCTGGAAGGCTTGAGGTGCTCAGAGTGCATTGATTGGGGGGAAAAGCGCAATACTATTGCTTCCATTGCTGCCGGTGTTCTATTTTTTACAGGCTGGTGGATCATCATAGATGCAGCTGTCATTTACCCCCGCATGGACGAATTCAACCATTCCTACCACGCGTGCGGTGTGATAGCGACCATAGCCTTCTTAATGATTAATGCAGTATCAAATGGACAAGTCCGAGGTGATAGTTACAGTGAAGGTTGCCTGGGTCAAACAGGTGCTCGCATTTGGCTGTTCATTGGTTTCATGTTGGCCTTTGGCTCTCTGATTGCGTCGATGTGGATTCTTTTTGGAGGATATGTTGCTAAAGAAAAAGCCGTAGTATACCCTGGGATTGCTGTATTTTTCCAAAATGCCTTCATCTTTTTTGGAGGACTCGTTTTTAAGTTTGGCCGCACTGAAGACTTATGGCAGTGA